One segment of Daphnia magna isolate NIES linkage group LG2, ASM2063170v1.1, whole genome shotgun sequence DNA contains the following:
- the LOC116915355 gene encoding potassium channel GORK-like: MLAAQFNKHFPRLATQTWLRLQTFKRTEENFGLGSFYHPFYDFPTYDELTCDEKMASEVVEKNFHSPKDESERAASMEVSLSDEGYCEEFVIEKFPKPNEKELPVAQPIQNFLEKYVHKWEIAKKSHTRKMKHPVIDDIGTTAMHLACYSDDFYESATKLMEFGFDPNTPDKNGFVPLHVAALTNSIEIAKLLIENHATIDVCDLNELRTPLFLAAIANCFVMLKLLIKKHAKINQVDAFWTKPTTYCSS; this comes from the exons ATGCTTGCTGCACAGTTTAATAAGCACTTTCCTAGGCTTGCGACTCAAACGTGGCTCAGGCTACAGACCTTCAAAAGGACAGAAGAAAATTTTGGTCTTGGTTCATTCTACCATCCCTTCTATGATTTCCCTACGTACGATGAG CTCACTTGCGATGAGAAAATGGCATCGGAAGTCGTGGAAAAGAACTTCCACTCACCCAAAGATGAATCCGAAAGGGCAGCCAGTATGGAAGTTTCACTATCCGACGAAGGTTATTGCGAAG AATTTGTTATCGAGAAATTTCCGAAACCAAATGAAAAGGAGCTTCCAGTAGCTCAACCGATTCAAAACTTCCTCGAAAAATATGTGCATAAATGGGAAATTGCCAAGAAAAGCCACACAAGGAAAATGAAGCATCCAGTAATAGATGATATCGGAACAACCGCCATGCATCTAGCTTGTTACTCCGACGACTTCTACGAATCGGCGACAAAGTTAATGGAATTTGGTTTTGATCCAAACACTCCTGACAAAAATGGATTCGTTCCTCTGCACGTTGCTGCTCTGACCAATTCCATTGAGATAGCTAAATTGCTCATCGAGAACCATGCCACTATTGACGTGTGCGACCTGAACGAATTGAGAACACCTCTTTTCTTGGCTGCCATCGCCAACTGCTTCGTGATGTTGAAACTCTTGATCAAGAAGCACGCTAAAATTAATCAAGTGGATGCGTTCTGGACTAAGCCCACTACATATTGCAGTAGCTAG